TGCATAAAAGAGATAGCAAAGCCAACAACATCAAAAACCCCACCAAAGTTCAAACTCCTCAGAAAGCTAATAAAGAGGGAACTCACGGTTCATGAGCTCTTAAGCTTGAGCATTCAGCTTTCCTTCGTTGCTTACCTTATATTGTCCCTCCTCTTCGTCCTCTTCGGAAATGAGCTTTATCTGACTTTGTTTTTTGCCCTCTATTTCGCTTATCTGAGATACACCATTTTAAAAAATCAGGAATTCTTTATTGAGGTTGAGCCCTACAGGTTCTTTTACTATGGGTTAACGGCGATTGGTTTTCTTTCCTTTATTGGATATCTCGTGGTGAGAAGGCTCGCAGAGAACGTTTACTATTTTTATGCCTACCTGATGATTATCTTTATAGCCGTGCTGGGGTTTAGGTACCTCTACAAATCGAGGTTCACTCGTGACTGGACTTACGGCGTTGTAGAGGAGGTCAAAGGCGAGCTTGTAAAGATTGGCGTTCACGATGACATAAGGGCCAACGTTAAGCCAGGCAAGTACTGGGTCGAGAGCTCGGAAGATGTTGAAGTAGGCGATATAGTTAAAGTTCTCGTCGAGGAGAGGGTATTCAGGAGCTCTATTCCAAAAAGGGTCTTGGAGGTTCACAGAACAAAGCCTTCATCATCTGAGACTTCAACGGAGCCAAAGGCTGAAAGTGAGAGCAGTAGCAGTAAATAAATAGATGTGTAGGGCTCTTTTTTGTAAGTTTTCGTGAACCCTTTTCCCTCTTTAATCACAAGGGGCTCTACTTTCTCTTCTGGAGGGGACACAATTATCTCTCCCTCTCTGCTATTAAACTCCCACCTAAGTCCTTTGCATACCCTTTCAATGAACCTTGCCGCTTTTTCAGGTTCCTTGAGCCTTATGTGATAGTAAAGGGTATACCCCATGTTTCTCCCTCTTTTACATTTTAATATAGTAAGAAAATAAAATTTAAAAAAGTTTTGTTCTTATGATTGGGAGTTTATTTTGAATGAAAAACAAAGGATTGATTATTCTTCAAGCTCCCTGAGGTTGATTCTCTCTATTCCTAACCTGTCATAGACACTATCTGAGCTTATGATTTTGCCGTTGCAGTTTGCTGCGTGAAATGCATCAAAAACGTTCACATTGTGTTCTTTGATGTAAAATGCAGCCCTTAAGTACTTTGTATCCTCTATGTTGCATATTGCCATGACACTTGAGGCGAGTCTTATAGGGTCAAGGTTATGGCGTTTGGCTAAGAGCATCAGCTCGATAAAAGTGACCTCTGAAGTTGTTATCTTCCCTTTATATTTTTGGAGTATCTTCTTCGCGTTTTCTTTCAGCCAATCATTTGGCTTTAGAAGAGCAAGAAAGAAATCTGTGTCTGCATAAATCATTTCAGCTCCTCCAGTGCTTGATTTAATATATCCTTTTTGAGTTCTTCAATTGTTTTGTTTGGGAGGTTTCTTCCAAGTTTTTCCAGCTCTTTTATGGGGTCTTTAGGTTTTGGAACTATCAAAATCCCATCTGGAGTTTCCACAAGGTACACATCTCTGGTGAGCTTTTCCCTCATCTTTTTCGGAATGTATAGTCTGCCCTTGGAATCTATTTTTGAGAGCATCTATTCCCACCATAATAAAAATAAGTTGGGAAATTATTTAAGATTTTCCCAAAAATCAAAGCTCCCCGCAGAGCTTGGCAAAATTCCTGTAAATCTCGCTTCCCTTCTCCGTATGAGCAACTTCTGGATGGAACTGGACTCCATAAATTGGAAGTTCTTTGTGCTTCATTGCTTCAACGGGGCAGAACTCGCTCTTAGCTAAGAGCTCAAATTCCTCTGGAAGCTCTTTTACCTCATCCATGTGGCTCTCCCAGACCTTGAGCCTCTTTGGGAGTTCCTTGAAGATATCGTTCTCCTTGACTATCTCGACCTCAACGAGGCTGTATTCAGCTTTTTCTCCCCTACCAACTTTGCCGCCAAAGTGCTTTGCTATGAGCTGATGTCCCAGGCATATTCCAAGTATGGGCACGTTGAAGTCTTTGTAGTTCTCTAAGATAGCTTCACAATTTCCGGTTTTTTCCAAATCCGGCCCGCCTGAAAAGATAATTCCCTTGGGCTTCATTGCCTTTATCTCCTCAAGCGGCGTTGTGTTTGGGATTATTTTCGCCTCAACGCCGAGGTAGCGTAGGGTTCTCCAAATCCTGTGCACATACTGCCCGTGGTTATCCATTATGACGATCATTGTGAACCCTCCTTTTTCACATTTTGCAAAAATGGTGAATCAGAAGTCATGAAAATGTTCTCCGGGTAGTCTATTATGGATATAACCTTCTCATCTTTGAGACTTAACTCTGCTATAACCTCCATAATTTTCTCGTATTCTTCAAGACTCAGTCTTTCCTTTACAATTAACAGAACATCTACATCGCTTTCGGTGGAATAGTCCCCTCTCGCATAAGAACCATAAAGGATGACCTCTTTAAGCTTATCCCCCAATATGGAATGAACCTTTTCTCTTAGTTCTTTTAAGAGGAGCTGAACGCTCATTCCTCATACACCATTGAAAATTTAGTTGAAAAATTAAATAAACGTTATCACTCAAACTCAATTGTAGCTGGAGGTTTGTTGGTTATGTCGTAGAGAACCCTTCCTACTTGGGGGATCTCGCTCGTTATGCGAAAGGCTATCCTCTGGAGCACCTCAAAGGGAACATTCATAGCGTTTGCCGTCATACCGTCCAGGCTTTCAACGACCCTAACGGCTATTGTCTCTTTGTAGGCCCTTATGTCCCCTTGCACTCCAACTGTCTTAACCCCTAAAAGCACGGCAAAAGCCTGCCAGGGTTTTAGGCCGGCTTTTTCAATCTCTTCCTCAACTATTGCGTTAGCTTCCCTTACTATGGCTATTTTCTCCGGCGTTACTTCTCCGATTACCCTCACGGCTAACCCCGGGCCCGGAAATGGCATGCGGTTGTATATCTTCTCCGGCAAACCGAGTTCCTTTGCAACTTCTCTCACCTCGTCTTTGTAGAGATCCCTTAGGGGCTCTATGAGCTTTAGGTTCAATCTCTCTGGTAAACCACCGACGTTGTGATGGCTCTTTATCTTTCCTTGGCTTTCGATCCAGTCTGGAGCTATGGTGCCCTGAATTAAGAAATCCGCGTTGATTTCCCTCGCCACTTCCTCAAAGACATCTATGAACGTTTTTCCTATGATTTTTCTCTTTTCCTCCGGATCGGTTACACCTTTAAGTGCCTCAAAAAACCTCTCTTGGGCATCCACATAAATCAAGTTCAGGCCGAACTCATCTCTGAAGGTCTTTACAACGAACTCGGGTTCCCCTTTCCTCAGGAATCCTGTATTCACGAAGACCGCATAGAGCCTATCCCCAATGGCCTTATAGGCTAATATTGCCGCTGTCGAGCTATCTACGCCTCCGCTTAGTGCTATTATTGCCTTTCCATCTCCTATTTTGCTTCTGATTTCGTTAACTTTTTCCTCAATAAATTTCTCCCACATGAGCGTCACCTTCAACACAAAATTGTAAAATCTGATTTAAAAATTTTGCTATTTTGAACATAAAAATGTAAAATCATCCCTCGAGGGGATAATTTGGCGCCTCGTTTGTTATTGCCACATCGTGGGGATGGCTTTCTCTAATCCCCGCCTGGGTTATTATAACGAACTGCCCCCTTTCCTTAAGTTCTTCAATGTTTCTTGCTCCAACGTAGCCCATTCCAGCCTTTAATCCACCCACAAGCTGGTAAAGCACTTCACTTACTCTACCTTTGTAGGGAACAACCCCCTCAATCCCCTCTGGGACGAATTTCCTCGTTTTCATGTGGCCCTTCTGATAATACCTCTCCGCTCCTCCCTTCATCATTGCTCCCAAGCTTCCCATTCCCCTATACTGCTTGTATTTCCTTCCATTTATCGTGACTTCCCTTCCGGGAGCCTCTTTGGTTCCGGCTAAGAGGTTCCCCAGCATAACCGCATCTGCCCCGGCCGCTATGGCTTTGACGATGTCCCCGGAATACCTTATGCCCCCATCCGCTATTACCTTGATTCCATATTCCTCAGCCCTGTCTGCCACCATGGAGATTGCCGTTATCTGTGGAACTCCAACTCCCGCCACAATTCTCGTCGTACATATGCTCCCCGGCCCTATACCTACTTTCACGGCATCTGCAAAAGTTAAGTCGTCAACGGCCTTTGGGTTTGCTATGTTTCCAACTATCATCTCTGCGTCGATTTTGCTTCTCATTTCCTTCATCGCCTTTATTGCCTTCAGATTATGTGCGTGAGCGGTATCAACGACGATGACATCCGCTCCAGCTTTATCGAGGGCAAGTGCCCTTTTCAGGTCAAAGGGCGAAACCGCTGCTCCTACCCTTAACCGGCCTTCTTCATCTCTCACCGCATTTTTGTGCTTCTTTCTTGCAAGGAGATCCCCCATAGTAATAATTCCAGCGAGCTTTCCTTCCTCGTTGACTATTGGAACCCTTTCGATGTTGTTCTCTATCATCAATGACATTATCTCCTCTATGCTGGCAGTTTCTCTTGCTGTTATGACTTCCCTCGTCATCACATCTCTGACCCTTTGTCCTTCTCTTGTCGTTATGTCGG
The Thermococcus sp. 2319x1 DNA segment above includes these coding regions:
- a CDS encoding DUF2101 family protein; this encodes MTLDEIFYRVGELAEKSAKWIVRCIKEIAKPTTSKTPPKFKLLRKLIKRELTVHELLSLSIQLSFVAYLILSLLFVLFGNELYLTLFFALYFAYLRYTILKNQEFFIEVEPYRFFYYGLTAIGFLSFIGYLVVRRLAENVYYFYAYLMIIFIAVLGFRYLYKSRFTRDWTYGVVEEVKGELVKIGVHDDIRANVKPGKYWVESSEDVEVGDIVKVLVEERVFRSSIPKRVLEVHRTKPSSSETSTEPKAESESSSSK
- a CDS encoding PIN domain-containing protein; protein product: MIYADTDFFLALLKPNDWLKENAKKILQKYKGKITTSEVTFIELMLLAKRHNLDPIRLASSVMAICNIEDTKYLRAAFYIKEHNVNVFDAFHAANCNGKIISSDSVYDRLGIERINLRELEE
- a CDS encoding AbrB/MazE/SpoVT family DNA-binding domain-containing protein, whose translation is MLSKIDSKGRLYIPKKMREKLTRDVYLVETPDGILIVPKPKDPIKELEKLGRNLPNKTIEELKKDILNQALEELK
- a CDS encoding GMP synthase subunit A, giving the protein MIVIMDNHGQYVHRIWRTLRYLGVEAKIIPNTTPLEEIKAMKPKGIIFSGGPDLEKTGNCEAILENYKDFNVPILGICLGHQLIAKHFGGKVGRGEKAEYSLVEVEIVKENDIFKELPKRLKVWESHMDEVKELPEEFELLAKSEFCPVEAMKHKELPIYGVQFHPEVAHTEKGSEIYRNFAKLCGEL
- a CDS encoding nucleotidyltransferase domain-containing protein, which translates into the protein MSVQLLLKELREKVHSILGDKLKEVILYGSYARGDYSTESDVDVLLIVKERLSLEEYEKIMEVIAELSLKDEKVISIIDYPENIFMTSDSPFLQNVKKEGSQ
- the guaA gene encoding glutamine-hydrolyzing GMP synthase, which codes for MWEKFIEEKVNEIRSKIGDGKAIIALSGGVDSSTAAILAYKAIGDRLYAVFVNTGFLRKGEPEFVVKTFRDEFGLNLIYVDAQERFFEALKGVTDPEEKRKIIGKTFIDVFEEVAREINADFLIQGTIAPDWIESQGKIKSHHNVGGLPERLNLKLIEPLRDLYKDEVREVAKELGLPEKIYNRMPFPGPGLAVRVIGEVTPEKIAIVREANAIVEEEIEKAGLKPWQAFAVLLGVKTVGVQGDIRAYKETIAVRVVESLDGMTANAMNVPFEVLQRIAFRITSEIPQVGRVLYDITNKPPATIEFE
- the guaB gene encoding IMP dehydrogenase; the encoded protein is MGKFEQKLVNAIKGYTFDDVLLIPQATEVEPKDVDVSTQITPNIRLNIPILSAAMDTVTEWEMAIAMAREGGLGVIHRNMSIDEQVEMVKRVKREETIEEVITISPEESIDYALFLMEREGIDGLPVIENGELVGIVTKTDITTREGQRVRDVMTREVITARETASIEEIMSLMIENNIERVPIVNEEGKLAGIITMGDLLARKKHKNAVRDEEGRLRVGAAVSPFDLKRALALDKAGADVIVVDTAHAHNLKAIKAMKEMRSKIDAEMIVGNIANPKAVDDLTFADAVKVGIGPGSICTTRIVAGVGVPQITAISMVADRAEEYGIKVIADGGIRYSGDIVKAIAAGADAVMLGNLLAGTKEAPGREVTINGRKYKQYRGMGSLGAMMKGGAERYYQKGHMKTRKFVPEGIEGVVPYKGRVSEVLYQLVGGLKAGMGYVGARNIEELKERGQFVIITQAGIRESHPHDVAITNEAPNYPLEG